A single window of Agromyces aureus DNA harbors:
- the yidC gene encoding membrane protein insertase YidC, whose translation MDIISLVLWPIKWVIELILVAFHSLWTFVGLDADAGITWILSIVGLVIVVRAALIPIFVRQIKSQRRMLEVAPQLKKIQEKYKGKKDQFSREAMSRETMELYKKTGTNPLSSCLPLLLQMPIFFGLFSVLNDAQHDKAGVGVFTQELANSFANSEFLGAPLKGTFIGAMNGEYPWQVMVIAATMIVLMTASQFITQLQIVSKNMSPETKASPMFRQQRIMLYLLPLVFAFSGVAFPIGVMFYWLVSNFWTMGQQFLVIRNMPTPGSEAAKAREARLAKRGKLVIEDQNSPTIVVEEKKTSQRQQPVGKNRAKKQGGK comes from the coding sequence GCGTTCCACTCGCTGTGGACGTTCGTCGGGCTCGACGCCGACGCGGGCATCACCTGGATCCTGTCGATCGTCGGCCTCGTCATCGTGGTTCGCGCGGCACTGATCCCGATCTTCGTGCGTCAGATCAAGAGCCAGCGCCGCATGCTCGAGGTGGCGCCGCAGCTCAAGAAGATCCAGGAGAAGTACAAGGGCAAGAAGGATCAGTTCTCGCGCGAGGCGATGTCGCGCGAAACCATGGAGCTCTACAAGAAGACGGGAACCAACCCGCTCTCCTCGTGCCTCCCCCTGCTGCTCCAGATGCCGATCTTCTTCGGCCTCTTCTCCGTACTCAACGACGCGCAGCACGACAAGGCGGGTGTCGGCGTCTTCACGCAGGAGCTCGCGAACTCGTTCGCCAACTCCGAGTTCCTCGGCGCACCGCTCAAGGGCACGTTCATCGGCGCGATGAACGGCGAGTACCCCTGGCAGGTCATGGTCATCGCGGCCACGATGATCGTGCTCATGACGGCGTCGCAGTTCATCACGCAGCTCCAGATCGTCTCGAAGAACATGTCTCCCGAGACCAAGGCGAGCCCGATGTTCCGTCAGCAGCGCATCATGTTGTACCTGCTCCCCCTGGTGTTCGCATTCTCGGGCGTCGCGTTCCCCATCGGCGTCATGTTCTACTGGCTCGTCTCGAACTTCTGGACCATGGGCCAGCAGTTCCTCGTGATCCGCAACATGCCGACGCCCGGTAGTGAGGCCGCCAAGGCTCGCGAGGCCCGCCTCGCGAAGCGCGGCAAGCTCGTGATCGAAGACCAGAACTCGCCGACGATCGTCGTCGAGGAGAAGAAGACGTCGCAGCGTCAGCAGCCGGTCGGCAAGAACCGCGCGAAGAAGCAGGGTGGAAAGTAA